The sequence ACACCGTCACCGAACATGAATTCGTGCCGCGTCCAATGGGCGAAACGAATCCGTACGGCAACGTCTTCGACACGACGAAGCGCGTGTTCCGCACCGAGAGCGAAGGCGCGCGCGTCGCGAACGGTAGCACCGGCCGCTACTGGAAGGTCACCAACCCGAACGTGAAAAACGCGGTCGGCGCGCATCCGGGCTACAAGCTGATCGTCAACGACTCGCCGCTGATGCTCGCCGACGAGCGCTCGAAAGTCCGGCAGCGCGGCGGCTTCGCGACGCGTCATGTGTGGGTCACGCCGTTCGATCCGGCCGAGCGCTACGCGAGCGGCGACTATCCGAACCAGCATGCGGGCGGCGACGGCCTGCCGCGCTATATCGAGGCGAACCGCAACATCGAGAATGAAGACCTCGTGTTGTGGCATAGCTTCGGCCACACGCATGTGTGCAAACCGGAAGACTTCCCGGTCATGCCGGTGGAGTACGCGGGTTTCATGTTGAAGCCGAACAACTTCTTCACGGCCAACCCGACGATGGACTTGCCGGCCGAGCGGGATCAGAACAGCGTCGAAGACGGCAAGTCCATGGATCATGGCTGCTGCAAGCACTGATTCGGCGATGCACGTGCGCCGCGCGAGCACCACAGGCCTGGCGTGTGCACTGCTCGCAGGCGGCGCCGCGACGCTGGTGGTGCTAGCCGGCTTCGGTCAACCCACCAGCGCACTCTGGCTGAGCGCGTTGACGCTCGCGACGATGATCGGCGTGCCTTTGCTGATGGCACGTCCAGCAGGTACGCACAACGCGCTGGCGACGGCGGCGACACTGATCGTGACGATGACCGCAATGAGCGCGGTGCCGCCGTATCTGCGCGGATTGGCGCACGGTACGCTGGTTGCGACCCTCGTGCTGATGGTGGGTGCGGGAGCGTGTGTCTATCGGTTGCGTCTTGCCGCCGTGGGTGCCGATGCCGAGCCGCATCACGGCGACGCAGGCGGCGTGACCAACGCATACCGGACCACCGCCTCGACCTCACGCATCGCATCGCTGAACACGGACGGGGCAGTCAACACCGGCCGTCAAACCACGGCGCGCCTTGCCTCGCTCGCCTTGTTTGCCGGCCTGTCGAGCGGCAGCCTCGCCCGCTTCCAGCTATCCGCGCTCTGCGGCGCTAGCGGGGCGCAATCGTTCTGGCAGATCGCCCTCACCCTGACAGCCGTCTGCGCACTGGCCTACCTCGCGGACCGATCGCGCGGCAATGCCACGTTAACCGCGTTATACCTGGCCCGCGCGGCGCTGGTCGGCACGCTCGCGCTGACCGACAGCCCCGCACTCGCTCCGCTCGCAGCCAGGATTTTCCTGGTGCTCGATTGCCTGACGATCCCCGCACTGCTGAACCTGCGCGGCAACGCGTCCAATGCAGCCAACGCGTCCAGCGCGCCCGCCATCTTGAGCACCACCTGCCCCGGCATCGCGCATCACGTCGGCATGGTGGTGGGCGCTGCGCTATCGACCACCTCGTATTTTTTCGGCGACGGTTTCGTCGTGCTGTACGCATTCAGTGCCGTAGCGAACGTGATTTGCGCCGCGTCGCTGGTGAGCCATCAGCGCGATAGAAGCACACGTCACCGCCATTCAACGGCCTACCACCCGACCACCCCTTCCGCCTGACGCAACAACACATTCACGGAGACGACCCATCATGATCGAACAACACCTCGCAGCCGGTCTGCCATGCACCATGTTCATCAACGGCGAAAAGACCCGCAGCGCAGCAGGCAACACCTTTCCCGTGTTCAACCCGGCCACGGCGGAAGAACTTGCGCAGATTCCGGACGCGTCGGACGCGGATATCGATCACGCGGTGCGAACCTCGAAAGCCGCCTTCGAATCCGACGCGTGGCGCAACATGCCGCCCGCCGCGCGCGAACGTCTGCTGCTGAAGCTCGCCGACCTCGTCGAACAGCACACCGACGAACTCGCCACACTGGAAACCCTGAACCAGGGCAAGCTGATCGGCTTCTCGAAGATGCTGGAAGTGTCGGGCAGCGTGCAATGGTTGCGCTACATGGCCGGCTGGGCCACCAAGATCGAAGGCACGACGTTCGATCTGTCGATTCCTTTCCCGCCCGGCACGCGCTACAACGGGTCGACGAAACGCGTACCGGCCGGCGTCGTCGCCGCGATCGTGCCGTGGAATTTCCCGCTGCTGATGGCGGTCTGGAAGATCGCACCGGCGCTCGCCTGCGGCTGCACGGTGGTGCTGAAACCCGCCGAAGAAACGCCGCTGACGGCCATTCGCCTCGCCGAACTCGCGTATGAAGCGGGTTTCCCGGCCGGCGTGTTCAACGTCGTCACCGGCCGTGGCGAAACCGCCGGCGCGGCGCTGGTCCGGCATCCGCTGGTGAACAAGGTCACGTTCACGGGCTCGACGGAGGTGGGCCGCATCATCGGGCGTCAATGCGCGGGCGATCTGAAGCGGGCATCGCTCGAGTTGGGCGGCAAGAGCCCGGTGATCGTGCTCGACGACTGCGATCCGCGCAAAGCGATCGAAGGCGCCGCCGGTGCGATCTTCTTCAACCACGGCCAGGTGTGTACGGCGGGTTCGCGTCTGTATGTTGCCCGCTCGATTTACGACGAGGTCGTGCAAGGTATCGCCGCAGTGGCCGACGGCATCGCGCTAGGTTCGGGCTTCGACGCCGCGACGCAGATGGGACCGATGGTTTCCGCGCGTCATCGCGACAAGGTGGTCGGCATGATCGCGCAAGGCCACGAGGAAGGCGGCGAAATCCTCTCGCGCGATGCGCGGGTGGTCGGCAATGGCTACTTTGTCCGCCCGACGGTGATCGCCAATCGCGCGAGCAAACCGCTCACCGTCATGAAGGAAGAAGTGTTCGGCCCCGTGCTGGTCGCCATGCCCTACGACGATCTCGACGAAGTGCTCGCCGCCGCGAACGCGTCCGAGTACGGGCTCGGCGCGAGCGTGTGGACCAATCAGCTCGACAAGGCGCTGCGCCTCGTTGATGGCATCGAGGCCGGCACCGTGTGGGTCAACACGCACAATATGGTCGATCCCGCCATGCCGTTCGGCGGGTTCAAGGCATCCGGCATCGGCCGTGAGCATGGCAAGGCGATCATCGATTCCTATACGGAGAGCAAGTCCGTCTGTATCGCCTATTGACGGTGCGTCGCCTGCGCAACGCTTTCTTCGCGCCAACCGAAGTGCGATGCAGGTAAGCAGCTAAAATACCGGGGCACCGCGCCGTCGCGCGTCACGTCCCCGGTCGAATACCTTGAAACGCAAAATGCCCGCGCTCAACGCGCTCAAAGCCTTCGAAGTCGCCGGCCGGACGGGCAGCTTCACCCGCGCCGCGGAATTGCTCAACGTAACGCAAAGCGCAGTCAGCCGGCAGGTCCGGCAACTGGAGACGCAACTGGGCGAGACGTTATTGCAACGTCACCATCACCATCTGGAACTCTCCGCCGCCGGCCGTATCTTGCTGCAAGCCCTGCAACACTCGTTCGACCGCATCGAACTCACGGTGCGCAGCCTGCAGGATAAAACCCACCGCAACCGTCTGCGCATCAATGCCCCACCCACTTTCACGAGCCGCTGGCTGATGCCGCGCCTGGGTCGCCTGCGCGACGCCTATCCGCATCTCGAACTCAGCCTGTCGACCCGCGTCGACGACAACCTCGCGGAGTCCGGCGTGCTCGACTGCGCAATCCGCTTCGGCAACGGCGAATGGGAAGGTTTCGACAATCGTCTGCTGATGAACGAGCGGCACATCGCCGTC is a genomic window of Paraburkholderia bryophila containing:
- the styD gene encoding phenylacetaldehyde dehydrogenase StyD; its protein translation is MIEQHLAAGLPCTMFINGEKTRSAAGNTFPVFNPATAEELAQIPDASDADIDHAVRTSKAAFESDAWRNMPPAARERLLLKLADLVEQHTDELATLETLNQGKLIGFSKMLEVSGSVQWLRYMAGWATKIEGTTFDLSIPFPPGTRYNGSTKRVPAGVVAAIVPWNFPLLMAVWKIAPALACGCTVVLKPAEETPLTAIRLAELAYEAGFPAGVFNVVTGRGETAGAALVRHPLVNKVTFTGSTEVGRIIGRQCAGDLKRASLELGGKSPVIVLDDCDPRKAIEGAAGAIFFNHGQVCTAGSRLYVARSIYDEVVQGIAAVADGIALGSGFDAATQMGPMVSARHRDKVVGMIAQGHEEGGEILSRDARVVGNGYFVRPTVIANRASKPLTVMKEEVFGPVLVAMPYDDLDEVLAAANASEYGLGASVWTNQLDKALRLVDGIEAGTVWVNTHNMVDPAMPFGGFKASGIGREHGKAIIDSYTESKSVCIAY
- a CDS encoding LysR substrate-binding domain-containing protein, with the translated sequence MPALNALKAFEVAGRTGSFTRAAELLNVTQSAVSRQVRQLETQLGETLLQRHHHHLELSAAGRILLQALQHSFDRIELTVRSLQDKTHRNRLRINAPPTFTSRWLMPRLGRLRDAYPHLELSLSTRVDDNLAESGVLDCAIRFGNGEWEGFDNRLLMNERHIAVCAPGLLARQAGRAALDLNQFTLLHVLASADQRYLTWQHWLKAAGIDNVDTSGGYEFDLLDHAIRAAIDGLGVTIADRHMIGRELAEGLLVPVLNVHVDGHQSYWFVTREGQDDLPHVALFRDWLQQEIWLSGMTLDSSESAPLGDTL